A window from Electrophorus electricus isolate fEleEle1 chromosome 7, fEleEle1.pri, whole genome shotgun sequence encodes these proteins:
- the LOC113569442 gene encoding antigen WC1.1-like — protein sequence MRDAAVVCRELGCGEAVDVLGNSHFGPGSGPIWMDDVECSGSESTLKNCRSAGWGKHNCNQTKNAGVICSGVRLVGGPHCSGRVEVLHGKTWATVCVEDFDQQDAEVVCRELGCGPPVEVLGAAAFGRGEGQVWTEELQCRGNESQIHLCPKSSTLKHDCSHDNDVGLLCAGHTAAHLVNGWDSCSGRVELQYLSEWGSVCGASWDMRAASVLCGQLKCGSAVALLAADWFGEGSGRTWADVFNCHGNETHLSECPISSWSRAVCSHKQDAGVICNGSSQAFHEGQVRLSGGRECEGQVEVYFSQDWRRVLLDSWSVPEASVICRQLGCGSVLNFSSSSPSSPDQHRQMCVTGFNCSGSEAHLGNCSSAHLLNLSCSSMEQLSITCSGNCYINLKPAHSSIRLVGSGVDCAGRLEVFLSGSWGTVCDDSWDIEDAQVVCRQLQCGVALSAYVPAWFGPGTGPIWLNEVQCEGNETSLWNCRYQSRGKHDCRHKEDIGVVCSEFKEIRLTEGCEGNLEVFYNGTWGNVCVNGMNEETASLICQELNCGKTGRESGATARVESSPNWLDQVKCRKHDSTLWHCPSDPWGHNKCDNDKEVAHITCSGVQKQLQKHVKCSSFPHQGQCSVLLPLRLSGPKGSCSGRLEVYHNAVWGSICDDQWDIRDAEVVCRQLGCGKALSANGSAAFGAGEGAIWLNRVECRGDEIHLWDCSYSLKNHTDCSHKEDAGVTCADISLTPVITSKVTTDSISVSKSEITTSRPLPQPATSPVVLLVLGVLLFLALVLLSGLVYQNRVLRRVLSKSRHKTLPEVIYEEIDHRITNERTPISAQKEYINSEAQHSGYEDVGKELLSAKSVSEEKTEYYDDAVTSSGDLGTENPQDNYNDITHGQTPDTVAKDVIEIYDDAVTLAPNSHLTTEDYDDVISPGQDSGGDTDYDNL from the exons GGGTCAGATTGGTTGGTGGTCCTCACTGCTCTGGGAGAGTagaggtgcttcatgggaagacctggGCCACAGTATGTGTTGAAGACTTTGACCAGCaagatgcagaggttgtgtgtagagagctgggttgtgggcctcctgtggaggtgctgggagcagctgcttttggcagaggggagggccaggtgtggacagaggagcttcagtgtagaggcaatgAATCCCAGAttcacctctgtccaaaatcaTCTACTCTCAAACATGACTGCTCCCATGACAATGATGTGGGACTGttgtgtgctg GTCACACAGCAGCACATCTGGTGAACGGCTGGGACTCCTGTTCTGGTCGAGTGGAGCTCCAGTATCTCAGTGAATGGGGCTCAGTTTGTGGGGCTAgctgggatatgagagctgccagtgtcctctgtggaCAGCTGAAATGTGGGAGTGCTGTAGCTTTGTTGGCGGCGGAttggtttggggaggggagcGGCCGCACCTGGGCTGATGTTTTTAATTGTCATGGGAAtgagacacacctgtcagaatgtcccatctcatcatggagtcgAGCAGTATGCTCTCATaaacaggatgctggagtcatctgcaatG gttcctctcaggcctttcatgaggGGCAAGTGCGGttgtctggagggagggagtgtgaggggcaggtTGAGGTTTACTTCAGCCAGGACTGGAGGAGagttctcctggactcctggAGTGTGCCTGAGGCCTCAGTgatctgcagacagctgggctgtggctctgtgctaaacttctccagctcctctccatccagtCCTGATCAACACAGGCAAATGTGTGTGACGGGTTTcaattgttctgggagtgaagctcatctggggaactgcagcagtgcacacctcctcaacctctcctgcagctccatggaacagctgtcaatcacctgctctggtaATTGTTACATTAACCTAAAACCTG cccATTCCTCCATCAGGCTGGTTGGCTCTGGGGTAGACTGTGCAGGAAGGCTGGAGGTTTTCCTCAGTGGATCgtgggggacagtgtgtgatgactcatggGATATTGAGGATGCCcaggtggtgtgcaggcagctgcagtgtggagtggcccTCAGTGCCTACGTACCAGCCTGGTTTGGTCCAGGAACCGGGCCCATATggctgaatgaggtgcagtgtgagggaAACGAGACGTCCCTGTGGAACTGCAGGTATCAATCTAGGGGAAAGCATGACTGCAGACACAAGGAGGATATAGGGGTCGTGTGCTCAG agtttaaagagatcagactcaCTGAGGGGTGTGAAGGGAATCTGGAAGTGTTCTACAATGGAAcctgggggaatgtgtgtgtgaatgggatgaATGAGGAAACAGCAAGTTTGATCTGTCAAGAGCTGAACTGTGGAAAAACAGGCAGGGAGTCTGGGGCCACAGCAAGAGTGGAATCATCTCCTaactggctggatcaggtgaaatgtaggaaacatgactccactctATGGCACTGCCCATCTGACCCCTGGGGGCACAACAAGTGTGATAATGACAAGGAGGTGGCTCACATTACCTGTTCAG GAGTGCagaaacaattacaaaaacatgtgaaatgcTCTTCATTTCCCCATCAAGGACAGTGCTCAG TTCTGCTGCCTCTCAGGCTGAGTGGACCAAAGGGaagctgctctgggaggctgGAGGTTTATCATAATGCTGTGTGGGgctccatctgtgatgatcagtgggacatcagggatgctgaggtggtctgcagacagctgggctgtgggaaggcactGAGTGCTAATGGGAGTGCTGCCTTTGGTGCTGGTGAAGGGGCGATCTGGTTGAACAGAGTGGAGTGTAGAGGGGATGAGATTcacctgtgggactgcagttattcactgaAGAACCACACTGATTGCTCCCACAAAGAGGATGCTGGCGTCActtgtgcag ACATCTCCCTGACCCCTGTTATTACAAGCAAAGTAACCACCGACTCCATCTCAG TTAGTAAATCTGAGATAACAACCAGTCGACCTCTACCTCAACCAGCTACCTCTCCAGTGGTCCTGCTGGTACTgggagtgctgctcttcctggccttagtgcttctctctgggctggtttaCCAGAACCGAGTGCTCAGGAGAG TGCTCTCTAAGAGCAGGCATAAGACTTTGCCTGAAGTAATCTATGAGGAGATTGACCACAGAATCACCAATGAAAGAACTCCCATCTCAGCTCAAAAGG AATATATCAACTCAGAGGCTCAGCATTCTGGTTATGAAGATGTTGGTAAAGAGCTTCTCTCAG CAAAATCTGTCAGTGAAGAAAAGACTGAGTATTATGATGATGCTGTCACCAGTAGTG gtGATCTAGGGACAGAAAATCCACAGGATAATtacaatgacatcacacatggacagacaccTGATACTGTAGCAA AGGATGTCATAGAGATCTATGATGATGCCGTTACTCTTGCACCAAACTCGCATCTTACAACAG AGgactatgatgatgtcatctccccTGGACAGGACTCAGGAGGTGATACAG ACTATGATAACCTGTAA